One Brassica napus cultivar Da-Ae chromosome C4, Da-Ae, whole genome shotgun sequence genomic region harbors:
- the LOC106390170 gene encoding lactoylglutathione lyase, protein MATLGHIARESSDVTRLAQFYKEVFGFEEIESPDFGDLKVIWLNLPGAFAMHIIQRNTSTNLPEGPYSATSAVRDPSHLPMGHHICFSVSNFDSFLRSLKEKGIDTFQKSLPDGKVKQVFFFDPDGNGLEVASRSES, encoded by the exons ATGGCGACTCTAGGCCATATCGCGAGAGAATCATCCGACGTCACACGCCTCGCCCAGTTCTACAAAGAG GTATTTGGGTTTGAGGAGATCGAAAGCCCTGATTTTGGAGACTTGAAGGTGATATGGCTAAACTTACCAGGTGCTTTTGCGATGCACATCATCCAGAGAAACACTTCAACAAACCTCCCTGAAGGTCCTTACAGCGCCACCTCGGCCGTTCGAGATCCTAGCCATCTCCCTATGGGCCACCATATCTGCTTCTCCGTCTCTAACTTCGACTCCTTCCTTCGTTCTCTCAAG GAGAAAGGGATAGACACTTTCCAGAAGTCTCTTCCTGATGGAAAAGTCAAGCAAGTTTTCTTCTTTGATCCTGATG gaAACGGATTAGAGGTAGCAAGTCGATCTGAGTCTTGA
- the LOC106396423 gene encoding transcription factor Pur-alpha 1 yields the protein MEGNSGGGAATGGGGGGSDVELVSKTLQVEHKLFYFDLKENPRGRYLKISEKTSATRSTIIVPSSGIPWFLDLFNYYVNSEEHELFSKELQLDSKVFYFDIGDNRRGRFLKVSEASVSRNRSTIIVPAGSSPDEGWAAFRNILAEIHEASGLFTMPNQKPSDGQEHLVGLSDDVGAGFIPGHGNQPASSSSELTVDRATDLPGQDETGLTGVSKVIRADQKRFFFDLGNNNRGHFLRISEVAGSDRSSIILPLSGLRQFHEVIGHFVEITKDKIDGMTGANVRTIDPPHR from the exons ATGGAAGGGAACTCTGGCGGAGGAGCGGCCACGGGAGGAGGAGGGGGAGGGAGCGATGTGGAGTTGGTGAGCAAGACGTTGCAAGTGGAGCACAAGCTGTTCTATTTCGATCTCAAGGAGAATCCTCGCGGAAGGTACCTCAAGATATCTGAGAAGACGTCGGCGACAAGGTCAACCATCATCGTTCCTTCTTCAGGCATACCCTGGTTCCTCGATCTCTTCAATTACTACGTCAATTCCGAGGAGCATGAGCTTTTCAGCAAAGAGTTACAGCTCGATTCCAAG GTGTTTTACTTTGACATCGGTGATAACAGGAGGGGGAGGTTCTTGAAG GTGTCAGAAGCATCTGTTAGTAGAAACCGAAGCACCATTATTGTTCCCGCTGGAAGCTCCCCTGATGAAGGGTGGGCAGCTTTCAGGAACATATTGGCTGAGATACATGAAGCATCAGGGCTTTTCACGATGCCAAATCAG AAACCTTCTGATGGACAGGAACACCTGGTTGGACTTTCTGATGATGTTGGCGCGGGATTTATACCTGGCCATGGTAACCAAccggcatcttcttcttcagagctTACTGTGGATCGAGCTACTGACTTGCCTGGCCAGGATGAAACCGGATTGACGGGTGTTTCTAAAGTAATCAGAGCTGATCAGAAACGGTTCTTCTTTGATCTTGGGAACAACAACAGGGGCCATTTCCTCAGGATCTCCGAG GTGGCGGGTTCTGACAGGTCGTCGATCATTCTACCGTTATCTGGTCTAAGGCAGTTTCATGAAGTGATTGGTCACTTTGTGGAGATCACCAAAGATAAGATTGATGGGATGACAGGTGCAAATGTCAGGACTATTGATCCTCCTCATAGATGA
- the LOC106396867 gene encoding probable CCR4-associated factor 1 homolog 7 encodes MSLLLKDDSIQIREVWHDNLESEMALIRDIVDDFPFVAMDTEFPGIVCRPVGTFKTNTEYHYETLRTNVNLLKMIQLGLTFSDERGNLPTCGPDDKKYCIWQFNFREFDLSSDIFAHDSIELLRQSGIDFDNNKRNGVDSRRFAELLMSSGIVLNENVHWVTFHSGYDFGYLLKLLTCQDLPETQVGFFEMIRVYFPRVYDIKHLMKFCNSLHGGLNKLAELLEVERVGICHQAGSDSLLTSCTFRKLQENFFIGSMEKYSGVLYGLGVENVQSVH; translated from the coding sequence ATGTCGCTGCTTCTAAAAGACGACTCGATCCAAATCCGCGAGGTATGGCACGACAACCTCGAATCAGAAATGGCTCTGATTCGCGACATCGTCGACGACTTCCCTTTCGTCGCGATGGACACGGAGTTCCCCGGTATCGTCTGCAGACCGGTCGGAACATTCAAAACCAACACCGAGTACCACTACGAGACACTGAGAACGAACGTCAACTTGCTCAAGATGATCCAGCTCGGTCTCACCTTCTCCGACGAGAGAGGAAACCTCCCGACCTGCGGTCCCGACGACAAGAAGTACTGCATCTGGCAGTTCAACTTCCGCGAGTTCGATCTCTCCTCCGACATCTTCGCACACGACTCCATCGAGCTTCTCCGCCAGTCGGGGATCGATTTCGATAATAATAAACGAAACGGCGTCGATTCGAGGCGATTCGCGGAGCTTCTGATGTCTTCGGGGATTGTGTTGAATGAGAATGTTCACTGGGTTACGTTCCACAGCGGGTACGATTTCGGTTACTTGTTGAAGCTGTTGACGTGTCAGGATCTGCCGGAGACTCAAGTGGGATTCTTTGAGATGATCAGAGTTTATTTCCCGAGGGTTTACGACATTAAGCACTTGATGAAGTTCTGTAATAGTCTCCACGGTGGTCTGAACAAGTTGGCGGAGCTGCTTGAGGTTGAGCGAGTTGGGATTTGTCACCAGGCGGGGTCCGATAGTTTGTTAACTTCGTGTACATTCAGGAAGCTGCAGGAGAATTTCTTCATTGGTTCCATGGAGAAGTACTCTGGTGTTTTGTATGGGTTAGGTGTTGAAAATGTTCAGAGTGTTCACTGA
- the LOC106396709 gene encoding probable CCR4-associated factor 1 homolog 7, translated as MTMFLQGDSIQIREVWSDNLEAEMALIREVVDDFPYVSMDTEFPGIVFRPFENIKTITEYHYKTLRTNVNLMKMIQLGLTFSNESGNLPTCGSDKYCIWQFNFCDFDPVCSISNQESIKLLRNSGIDFKKNYEKGVHSKRFAELLLTSGVVLNENVQWVTFHGVYDLAYLLKVLIIQDLPEKPKGFDELIRLYFPRFCDIKHLMKFCNGLSGGLNKLAELLGVERLGISHQAGSDSLLTSRIFMILQDSFFNGSVEKYSGVLFGFSVENDH; from the coding sequence ATGACGATGTTTCTGCAAGGCGATTCGATTCAAATCCGCGAGGTGTGGAGCGACAATCTCGAAGCAGAAATGGCTCTGATTCGCGAAGTCGTCGACGACTTCCCTTACGTCTCGATGGACACCGAGTTCCCCGGAATCGTCTTTAGACCTTTCGAAAATATCAAAACCATCACCGAGTATCATTACAAAACGTTGAGAACTAACGTCAACTTGATGAAGATGATTCAGCTCGGTCTCACGTTCTCCAACGAGAGTGGAAACCTCCCGACTTGCGGTTCCGACAAGTACTGCATCTGGCAGTTCAATTTCTGCGATTTCGATCCCGTCTGCTCCATTTCCAACCAAGAATCCATCAAGCTCCTCCGTAATTCAGGGATCGATTTCAAGAAGAACTACGAAAAGGGGGTCCACTCGAAACGCTTCGCCGAGCTTCTGTTGACCTCTGGGGTCGTGCTGAACGAGAATGTTCAGTGGGTTACGTTTCACGGGGTGTACGATTTGGCTTACTTGCTCAAGGTATTGATTATCCAGGATCTACCGGAGAAGCCGAAGGGATTCGATGAGTTGATTAGGCTTTATTTCCCGAGGTTTTGTGACATTAAGCACTTGATGAAGTTCTGTAATGGTCTCAGTGGTGGTCTGAACAAGTTGGCGGAGCTGCTTGGAGTTGAGCGTCTGGGGATTTCTCACCAGGCGGGATCGGATAGCTTGTTAACGTCGCGTATATTCATGATTCTGCAGGATTCTTTCTTCAATGGGTCTGTGGAGAAGTATTCTGGTGTCTTGTTTGGGTTTTCTGTTGAGAATGATCACTGA
- the LOC106391224 gene encoding 40S ribosomal protein S12-1-like, whose protein sequence is MSGEEAAPAVVTPAAEPAAIPEDMDLLTALELTLRKARAHGGVTRGLHESAKLIEKRVAQLCVLAEDCNQPDYVKLVKALCADHNINLLTVPSAKTLGEWASLCKIDSEGNARKVVGCSCLVVKDYGEETTALNIVKKHIESN, encoded by the exons ATGTCTGG GGAAGAAGCTGCTCCTGCTGTTGTTACTCCGGCTGCTGAGCCAGCTGCAATTCCAGAGGACATGGATCTGTTGACTGCATTGGAGCTGACTCTAAGAAAAGCCCGTGCTCACGGTGGTGTGACTCGTGGTCTCCATGAAAGCGCCAAGCTTATCGAGAAGCGTGTTGCTCAGCTTTGTGTCTTGGCTGAAGACTGCAACCAGCCCGATTACGTCAAGCTAGTTAAAGCTCTATGCGCTGATCACAACATCAACTTGCTTACTGTTCCAAGTGCCAAAACCCTCGGTGAATGGGCTAGT CTTTGCAAGATTGATTCAGAGGGTAATGCAAGGAAGGTTGTTGGATGCTCGTGCCTTGTGGTCAAG GATTACGGTGAGGAGACAACTGCACTCAACATCGTCAAGAAGCATATTGAATCTAACTAA
- the LOC106396570 gene encoding folate-biopterin transporter 1, chloroplastic: MASRNLFSIPTISPSQITLSPFTFLPRRLAITARSHRRKIPRDRRDMSSTVSIPELPRRRDSEESLLLDSRISVAEGDSVNTDVEGVRDGSVRGQARKGRNFSSRKKVLGVELSPDNFAVAMVYFVQGVLGLARLAVSFYLKDDLHLDPAETAVITGLSSLPWLVKPLYGFISDSVPLFGYRRRSYLVLSGLLGAFSWSLMAGFVDSKYSAASCILLGSLSVAFSDVVVDSMVVERARGESQSVSGSLQSLCWGSSAFGGIVSSYFSGSLVESYGVRFVFGVTALLPLITSAVAFLVNEQRVVRPMPGSGQKENIALANPGFLQTSKQNMIQLWSAIKQPNVFLPTLFIFLWQATPHSDSAMFYFTTNKLGFTPEFLGRVKLVTSIASLLGVGLYNGFLKTVPLRKIFLVTTVFGTGLGMTQVLLVTGFNRQLGISDEWFAIGDSLILTVLAQASFMPVLVLAARLCPEGMEATLFATLMSISNGGSVLGGLMGAGLTQVFGITRDSFDNLSTLIILCNLSSLLPLPLLGLLPKDSPDNVGNKDDPDIDIEMKSN, from the exons ATGGCGTCTCGCAATCTTTTCTCCATCCCAACAATCTCACCCTCtcaaatcacactctccccatTCACCTTCCTCCCTAGACGCCTCGCCATCACCGCCCGATCCCACCGCCGGAAGATTCCTCGGGATAGGAGAGACATGTCCTCCACAGTTTCGATCCCGGAGCTTCCTCGCAGAAGGGATTCAGAAGAAAGTCTCCTTCTTGATTCCAGAATTA GTGTAGCTGAAGGAGATAGTGTGAATACAGATGTTGAAGGAGTCAGAGATGGTTCTGTTAGAGGACAGGCTCGTAAAGGAAGAAACTTTAGTAGCAGAAAAAAAGTTTTGGGTGTTGAGTTATCGCCAGACAATTTTGCTGTAGCAATGGTGTATTTTGTTCAAGGTGTTCTAGGACTCGCTAGGCTCGCTGTTAGTTTCTATCTTAAAGACGACTTGCATCTTGACCCTGCTGAG ACAGCTGTGATAACGGGACTTTCTTCGTTGCCATGGCTTGTTAAGCCTCTCTACGGTTTTATCAG TGATTCGGTGCCTCTATTTGGCTACCGGAGGAGATCATATCTAGTTCTCTCGGGACTACTTGGTGCATTTTCTTGGAGCTTGATGGCTGGTTTTGTTGACAGTAAATATAGTGCTGCTTCTTGTATACTTCTTGGTTCCCTCTCTGTCGCCTTTTCTGATGTT GTAGTAGACTCAATGGTTGTTGAACGTGCTCGTGGCGAGTCACAAAGCGTGTCGGGATCTCTGCAGTCCTTATGCTGGGGATCCTCAGCCTTTGGTGGAATCGTGAGTTCCTACTTTAGCGGCTCTCTCGTGGAGTCGTATGGTGTGAG GTTTGTATTCGGGGTGACAGCTTTACTACCTTTGATAACTTCAGCAGTTGCCTTTCTCGTCAACGAACAACGTGTGGTCAGACCAATGCCAGGGTCAGGGCAGAAAGAGAACATAGCCTTGGCCAATCCCGGCTTTCTTCAGACCTCAAAGCAGAACATGATTCAGCTGTGGAGTGCCATTAAGCAACCTAATGTTTTCCTCCCAACCTTGTTTATCTTCTTATGGCAAGCCACGCCACACTCTGATTCCGCAATGTTTTACTTCAC AACGAACAAGCTTGGCTTTACTCCGGAGTTTCTAGGAAGAGTTAAACTTGTGACCTCAATTGCTTCGTTGCTTGGAGTAGGACTGTACAATGGCTTCCTCAAAACCGTTCCTTTGAGAAAAATCTTCCTCGTCACAACCGTTTTCGGAACAGGTCTTGGGATGACTCAG GTTCTCCTCGTGACTGGTTTTAACAGGCAGCTGGGGATAAGCGACGAGTGGTTTGCAATAGGAGACTCTCTGATCCTAACAGTTCTTGCACAGGCCTCTTTCATGCCGGTTCTCGTGTTAGCGGCGAGGTTGTGTCCGGAAGGAATGGAAGCAACGCTCTTTGCTACGCTCATGTCAATCTCCAATGGAGGCAGTGTTCTTGGGGGACTTATGGGGGCAGGGCTGACTCAAGTGTTCGGCATCACAAGAGACAGTTTTGATAACCTGTCGACGCTTATTATCTTGTGCAATCTTAGCTCGTTGCTCCCTCTGCCTCTGCTTGGTCTTTTGCCAAAAGATTCTCCAGACAATGTTGGTAATAAGGATGATCCAGACATTGACATAGAGATGAAATCTAATTAA
- the LOC106395147 gene encoding uncharacterized N-acetyltransferase p20-like: protein MEMDSNETQPKVVVSSPARRISLRQMTLSDVDHYMVWATDAKVAQFCSWEPCTSREEAITYITDSVLTHPWLRAICLEDDRPIGYILIMAVDDIRKEIGYVLARKYWGKGFATEAVRLVTAEIFKEMPEIERLEALVDVDNMGSQRVLEKVGFTREGVMRNFIIMKGSVRDMVMFSFLPSDPLK, encoded by the coding sequence ATGGAGATGGACTCAAACGAGACTCAACCAAAGGTGGTTGTTTCATCACCGGCGAGAAGAATATCACTCCGACAAATGACTCTCTCCGACGTTGACCACTACATGGTTTGGGCCACAGACGCTAAAGTCGCACAATTTTGCTCATGGGAGCCTTGCACGAGCCGAGAAGAAGCCATCACATACATAACTGATTCGGTCTTGACACACCCATGGCTCCGAGCCATCTGTTTGGAGGACGACCGTCCCATCGGCTACATCTTGATCATGGCGGTTGATGACATCAGGAAAGAGATCGGTTATGTGCTAGCTAGAAAGTATTGGGGAAAAGGGTTCGCTACGGAGGCGGTGAGGCTAGTGACGGCGGAGATATTCAAGGAAATGCCGGAGATCGAGAGGCTTGAGGCACTAGTAGACGTGGACAATATGGGATCTCAAAGGGTTCTTGAAAAAGTTGGTTTTACTAGAGAAGGTGTGATGAGGaattttataataatgaaaGGAAGTGTTAGAGATATGGTCATGTTTAGTTTCTTGCCTTCTGATCCGTTGAAGTAA